CCGCCATAATGGCCGTCAGTTCCTTGCGGATGTCATCCGGAAGATTGTTCCAGAACTCGGCGCTGACCACCACCATATAACCCAGGTAGGAATGGTTGGATACGGTGATGTAATCCTGCACTTCATAGAACTTCTTGGAGTAAACATTGGACCAGGCATTCTCCTGGCCATCGACAACGCCCTGGGACAGGGCCTGATAGACTTCCTTGAACGGCAGTTTCTGTGGAATACCACCCAGGGCCTTGATCATGGCCGCATGCACTTCAGAACTCTGAATGCGGAATTTCCTGCCCTTGAAATCATCCGGCACTTTCTTCAACGGTTTGTCACCGCGAATGGAAAACACTTTCATGCCGTTATCCCACAGAGAGATCGCCTTCAATCCCTTGCGCTCCAGGGGTTTGGTCATCTTGTCCATGATGGGCGAGTCCACCAGCTTGTGGACATCATCGATATCGTTGAACAGATAAGGAATATCGAAAGCCTGGATAGTGCGGGAGAATTTCACGAACTTGGACAGACTGGGAGCAGCCATGATGCCGGTTGTCTTGCTGTCGCTCAGACGCATCGCTTCCATGACCTTGTTGTCATTGTACAGCTGGGAGTTCGGGAAGACTTCCACCTTGACCCGCCCTTTCATGCGCTCATTGACCATTTTTGCAAACAGATCCGCAGCCTTTCCCTTGGGTGTACCCGGCGCCACCACGTGTGAGAACTTGATCACATATTCCTGGGCTATAGCCCCATTGGCCGCAAGTGAAACAACGGCAGCAAACAGTAATCCTGATATCTTTTTCATGGTCTCTAACCCCCTGGATATTGAACACATTATTGAATTGTTGCGGGGTGCCGAAAGGGAACTTCTGCCCCGCTTTGGCTAACCATAGCATGTTTCAGTAAAATTTCATCATTCCTGCAACCCCCCCAATCCGGCGCTTCCGTCATTGACTG
This sequence is a window from Thiolapillus brandeum. Protein-coding genes within it:
- a CDS encoding TRAP transporter substrate-binding protein, coding for MKKISGLLFAAVVSLAANGAIAQEYVIKFSHVVAPGTPKGKAADLFAKMVNERMKGRVKVEVFPNSQLYNDNKVMEAMRLSDSKTTGIMAAPSLSKFVKFSRTIQAFDIPYLFNDIDDVHKLVDSPIMDKMTKPLERKGLKAISLWDNGMKVFSIRGDKPLKKVPDDFKGRKFRIQSSEVHAAMIKALGGIPQKLPFKEVYQALSQGVVDGQENAWSNVYSKKFYEVQDYITVSNHSYLGYMVVVSAEFWNNLPDDIRKELTAIMAEATAANRRFAAEADSGDRARIEAAGKAKVVELTPEELAQWRKAVAGVEGQFSKQIGTALLADIHKLLGH